From the genome of Triticum aestivum cultivar Chinese Spring chromosome 1A, IWGSC CS RefSeq v2.1, whole genome shotgun sequence:
CACTCGGTTTCACCTCGATCATTACAAGTTTTCATCTATTCTATCTGAAGATCTGAATAATAAAGTGAAAGCTCATTCCACATATCTTATGTCTATTCTCATGTCTATTTTTTACAACAATTTGAAcagttcatgttggaaatatgagcaaattactacgagatttaatccgaataaacagaagataaatcatgactacaacaacagagattaaactaatcatgtgaactagcatagcagatgaacagataacatctagggcacatactagaaacatgaattctaccacgatctcgaacaggaaggatagaatcacatacggtgcagcgggagcaacaCCGCCGGCATTGACATTGTCacccatgtcgtcgaggacgaggttgccgagatcggggaagaagtcgtcgttcgcgaagtcgtcgctgccagcagtcgcgcgagtgcgctccccaaaaacctgatcgcccctctccgcgaggaggaggagcgcacgtgtaggtcttctcttctcatgctcatacaagtggtagaagagctcaccttataaaaaaGTGCAACTCTTTCTCAACTTCCgggatgggactaaactttagcctcactcactccactcacatgtgtgcatgaatgagccaagagaatttcagaattttagttgggctttgagccaaaggcctactagcaaaatttcaACAGTTCAGACTCACCATCTTGTTCTGATTTACGGGTAGAAAAATTGAGATGACAGTTTTTTATTTAATCAACAACATCACTAGCAGAAATCATTGCCACAACACCAAGTTTTTGGTATCTTCAACGGCCACAATATCAGTCACAACAATTTCCTGCCATACTAGACGGGCAGTCATTAATTATAACCTATAGGTTAATTACTGCGCGTAGTCACAGAATCCATAGCTGCACTTCTTGATGCACTTGTTAGAGCAGGTGCCACAGTTCTTCTTGTCGGAGAGAAGATCCACGCAGCGTCCACCGCAGCACGTCCGGCCATGCTTGCACGCTTTGCTGCAGCCGCCGCAGTGTTGGACGCTGGCGACAGTGTCCACACACTGGCCGCTGCAGCACGCCGTGCCCGTCGCAAGGCATGCTTCGGCCGACTTCTTGGAGCAATCGTACGCTGGCAGGGgcgggtggacggcgccggcaacaAGCAGGAAACGGCTCCTCCTTTCCGGGGGCCAGGGGCTTGCGCTGGTGCCTGCCGTGGCTGGAACAAGGGCACTGGCAGTGGTCAGCACCATGATGAGGAGAGGCAGGGCGGCGCTCGCCATTGTGGTTGTGGAGACAAGGAGAAGTAATGCAGGTGCTTGGCTTATTGGTTTGTGGCTCTTAATCAAGGGAGCTCAACTGCTCAAGGGTGTGTTTGTGTGTGGAGGAATGCCTCTCAAGGCTGATCCATCACACTTTATATAGAAGAGAGCATGGGAAAGGAAGTCAGCGGGTTAGCTCGGCTCTCTTAAGGTTGACATCTGATGGCAATTCGACTTCAAGACGACGCCAAGAAGCTGCTTTTGTCCGGAGCAAAAATGATTGAAAATAAACGAAAGGCTTCAGGTACAACGTTTGTGTGGAGTGTCGAGGTTTCAGAAAGATTAAACTAAAGGTTGATCAATCAATACTCCAGGTACTTTTTAAGCAACCAGTTCACAACAATAGCTAAGAACAAAGAATGGCTGCGAAATTGCCACAGCACCAAGTGTAAATAAAGTAAACCTGACTCCAAGCACTAATTTTGCATAACTAGTCCAAGGGATGCAATGAACCAGATGCCAGCCGTCCTTGTATGCGACGTACTGGGCGATCATAAGCCGAAGACTAAAAATAAGGTAAGCAAATGATTAAGAACGATGGAATTAATCCTCAAACTAATGCACAGAACGGTGGGTTTACATGCTACATCCCCAAATTGTGCACAACGGCAAGACCATCAAGTCATCCTCTGTTTGAGGCATCTGTGGATCCAACCATTCGTCATACTTAGCTGGGATAAGGAAAACCGTTCAGATACTGCCGGGGAATAATATTTAGGACAACCATGGAACTGTAGCTCCACTCCTATCTGCCATCAGACGTCATCTCGAGATATGTGCATGCAGTGTCATTTGAGAATGTTTACTAATATATCTACAGGAGTCTTTTTAACAAACAGCTACATGTTCTGATGTCTATCTTTTTCATACACTTTGCATATATTTATATACataaaacattttttatacatgtttaacattttcaatagatgattgttttttaaaaaatactccctccgtcccataatgtaagacgctttttgacactaatgtagtgtcaaaaaacatcttacattatgggacgaagggagtacatgttTGGATCATTTGATGtctattttttcatacacattgtacaatttttatatacatataaacatttttatatatgttcatattgttcCAATATGTattattaacatttttcaaaacttatttTTTGATGCCTACTTTTTTCCATACACCTTTTCACATTTCTTGTCtccatcaggaacattttttaatatacgtttaacgtttaacatttttaaaagACATGATTAACATTCTTTAAATACATGTTTTGATGTATATCCTTTTATACACATTGTACAATTTTTATATACATAAACAATTCTTATGCATGTTTAGCGTTTCTCCAaaatatgattaacatttttttaaaaattcatgTTTTGATGCCAACCTTTTTCatacatttttatatacatataaGAAAATtatgcatgtttaacatttttttcaatatatgattaacattttcaaaTCATATTTTATGATGTCTAATTTTTCCGTACACCTTGTACATTTTTTATACACCAGTAacatttttatacacgtttaacattttttaacaacatgattaatattttttcataTACGTAATTTGATAActgtcaaaaagcgtcttacattatgggacgaagaGAGTAATTGTTTTATTAACACATTTTACATGTTCAATTAATCATTATATCTTCGTATTTGTAATTTACATAAATTTTAGACAATAAATACATGTGAGTTTTGACATATTAATGACAAAGAAATGTAGAAGACAACTCTTTTCATGGTAGCATAACATTTGAGGCTCGCATACTGCATATGATGATTTATGATACAATATTTAAAACGAGCAGCAAagcttgctactccctccgtcccaaaataagtgtctcaacttagtACCAactttggacggagggagtacttatgagTTATTACCGGTACAACATAAAAATCATGCACATTCTGTTATGTTGTGAAAAATACAAATGACTTTAGAAGTTTTGAAAGTTTTTTAGTTTTTCTTCCCATTCTGAGGGTTTGTTTTTTAGAACCATTTTGAGAGTTTTTTTTGAGGTTTCTTGATTAACTTTTTTTTTGAGTAACTGAGGGTTTGTTATTCCATTCCTTAGTTTGAGCAACGGCCCATTTCTTTCTCCCCTTTTTTGTGTCCACAGGCCGACGTTAGGAATTCGAAGCACCCAACTCGAgtgggcttgcctgctccctcctacaCACAGAAAAAAAATTTGATTCCAAAGCGCTCGGCTTTGCTCCTCCACCGTGCTCATCTCCGCCGGCAGCCGGCGCGCCTCTcccccctcgccccgccgccgccgcgaggcGAACCAAAGCGACGCTGGAGGCCGGGATCCGGGGACCACGCGCCACAATGCAGCAGCCGGACCTCCTCGGCACAGGTCCGTCCGCCTCCCTACCTCCCCCTTTCCGTCCACTTCCCTGTTTTTATCCTCCTCTCGATTCCGTTCCAGTATTCGGCCGATTCCGCCTCATGGCCACCGATTTTGTGTTGCGATGCAGGGGGAGACGGCGAGTACGCGATGTTGGAGACGCTCCTGATGCGGGGGGAGTCCGCCGCGGTAGGAGCGCCTCGCTTCGACGGCAAAGACTTTGAAAGATGGCAGGCTCGGATGAAGGTCCGCTTGCGGCTCTTTCACCCTCTTGTGTGGAGCATCGTGGAAACCGGATTCTCTtgtgtggatgaagcaaacccaaCGGCTCTCGAGTTGAGGAACATCCACTACAACGCCCAAGCCATGAACGCCATATACTGTGCCCTGAGTGATGATCAGCTCTACCGGATCTGGCAGTACGAGAGTGCTAATGAGGTCTGGGACGCTCTCCAGGTTATGCATGAAGACACCCCAATCGTTCATGAGTTAAAGGTCAAACAGTTGAGGGAGAAGATGAGGTTGTTTGCATGGAGGAAGCACGAATCCCCCCATGACATGTTTGGGAGGCTCCAGACTTTGGTCACCAAGATGAAGAGCCTTGGATGCGAAGAGGTGACAGATTCTTATGTTGTCAGGAAGATGCTTCGTGCCATGACACCAAGGAGCTCAATCTTTGTGACCATCATCCGCGAGGGGCCTAACTTTGAAGAACTCACCCCTCTGGATGTGCTCCGTAGTTTCGTCGAGTATGACATGTGGCAAGAAGAGTCCAGAATCATCCGCGGGTACGAGCCAAAGGTGGACGCTGTCATGCGGAGGGCGCCCGCCCACGATGAACATTGCTCCGGAGAAGTCCCTTGCTTCGACGGCACACACTATCTATCATGGCAGCGTAGGATGAAATTCCATTTGCTTAGCATTCACCCTCTTCTGTGGAGAATTGTGGAGACTGGTTTCTCTTGTGTGGATGAAGCAAATCCAACGGCTCTTGAAAAGAGAAATCGACAGTACAATTCTgtagctatatgggccttaggtaATGCCTTAAGTCATGATCAATTCATGAGGATTTGCTACTATGAGAGTGCTAAGGAGATTTGGAATGCTCTCCGAAAATTTAATAAAGCAGTTCGTGAGTCAAAGCTCGGCTATTTGAGGATAGATATGGACAGGTTCACCTTAGGAAAACATGAGTCCCCCAGTGACATGTATGCAAGGCTTAACAATTTGGTCAATGAGATGAAGGGTCTTGGGTGCAAAGAGATGACTGATTCCTATGTTGTGAGGAGGATGCTTCGTGCCATGGCTCCAACGAACGCAAACTTGGTTTTCCTCATCCGCGAGAAGCCTAACTTTGAACTACTCACCCCTCTGGATGTGCTTGCAACATTCCTCCTCTACGACATGGAGCAGAAAGAATCCAAAATCATGAGTGGGTATGCTTTGCCACGCTCAGGCAAAAAGGTCAATGCTGCCTTGAAGGCCAAGCAAGTCCAGGTGGAGGAATCAAGCGATGATGAAAACGACCATGATCAAGGCCGAGGGCAAATTCAACAAGGAATGCAAGAAATGTCTCTCTTGGGGAAGAAATATGGAGCATTGCATGGAAAAAAAGGCTACGAAGCAAGAAGCAATTTCTCTGACAAGTCCAAAATGAGGAAATCAAAGAGGTATTGCTATCAATGTGGTGATCCCAATCATTTCATTGCTGATTGTCCTAAGAAGGAGGACAGGAAAGTAGAGAAGGAGAAGAGCAAATACAAGAGGAAACCATTCAACGACAAGGGCAAGCCATACAAGCCAGAGTGGCAGAAAGGTCAGTTCCTTTGCTTCAGCTTATACTTTCCGTTGCACAGTTTGTCATGGAGTAGGTAATGAAATGTACTGTGTTACTATAACGGGATCCGATCCAACACGGATTCAGGGTGGTCAACTATTATGAAAACAAAAAATTGGACACTGGATTTGAATGTTTTCAGTATCAATGTCAAGGACAACCGGGATGAAAAGTAATATTTGGTATTAGTAAAATGACTGCATTGCACTATAACTAACTAAGTGCACTAGTCCGGTCAATAAGTGTTTACTTTGGTTGTGATAATGTACTCGACTGTTACCAGCACTAAGATTTAGGCCCTTTCTGAGTGCTGTCCTCTTAATGCATTATTTGATTATTGAGTGGGCAATATAGTTCAAGAAAATTAATGAAGTGATAACTAACCTTGGGAATGCATACAGTAGTGCAATCTGGAAATCCATAGCCCAGTAAAAATACCAAAACAGGGCACTGGTTGCCTCTAGAACTGTGAATTAGCAAATCAGTCATACGGACATAGGACATTGTACTGCCATTCTGCTCTGACTGAGTCAAATTTTGACTTGTACACTGTTCTAAGCATTTGATATTATTATTAGTCTATGCATACCAAACTGATACGCAGAACGCAGTTCATATGTGAACGGAATTAAAAATATTTTGACTATTGCATGATGGGGCTTTGAATTCTCTTTTGTATGTTCAGATGCACTAAAGTTGTGTTCTTATATACGATAAAACTGGAGGATTGCCCCAAGTAAGTAAACTGTATTCTGTATTGTATATCTAGTGAATTTTACCTGCTCACCATTTGCAGACGTTATAGTCAGAGATTCATTGGGGTGTGGATTCGAGAAAAATACCTTACTAGTCACTGTTATGCTTGATCATTTATATATCCCTAAGAAAATCATGATGGTTTTTCTTTGGGCAATGGAAACTGATTTCACGAGCATGAGTGGAGGAAGAATCAAAGAGGTGCTTGATATGTTTGATAGAAATGTTACTGACTTTGAATCCCTTGCTAGCTGTTGGCTTAGTGGAAAGAGATTTAAAATCTTTAATATCATCACTTCGTGAATCATGTGGGGGCTCTGGTTGAATATGATAATTAACCAGAAGATCTGGTTGAATATGAAACAGGTGTGGAGGCACAACCTCACGTCAGTGTGGGAGTGGAAAGTGCCGTTCAAAGATGCAGAGGCGCTGGACTTAGACGGCTTCGTAGCCCGGTTAATGGAGAACCTGAGAACTCCACTTCGGCGTTGAAGAGGGGGCTGGTGCCGAATCTGCCAAGGAAACCTGCCGCCCAGCTGATGTAGACCGAACCTCGATGGCGAGATCCGATCTGTTGTTGcagcccgacctttcacgacactccaccttcagcagcagtaacctctcgcccgcgcacgcgatgtacgtg
Proteins encoded in this window:
- the LOC123061499 gene encoding uncharacterized protein isoform X1, with translation MQQPDLLGTGGDGEYAMLETLLMRGESAAVGAPRFDGKDFERWQARMKVRLRLFHPLVWSIVETGFSCVDEANPTALELRNIHYNAQAMNAIYCALSDDQLYRIWQYESANEVWDALQVMHEDTPIVHELKVKQLREKMRLFAWRKHESPHDMFGRLQTLVTKMKSLGCEEVTDSYVVRKMLRAMTPRSSIFVTIIREGPNFEELTPLDVLRSFVEYDMWQEESRIIRGYEPKVDAVMRRAPAHDEHCSGEVPCFDGTHYLSWQRRMKFHLLSIHPLLWRIVETGFSCVDEANPTALEKRNRQYNSVAIWALGNALSHDQFMRICYYESAKEIWNALRKFNKAVRESKLGYLRIDMDRFTLGKHESPSDMYARLNNLVNEMKGLGCKEMTDSYVVRRMLRAMAPTNANLVFLIREKPNFELLTPLDVLATFLLYDMEQKESKIMSGYALPRSGKKVNAALKAKQVQVEESSDDENDHDQGRGQIQQGMQEMSLLGKKYGALHGKKGYEARSNFSDKSKMRKSKRYCYQCGDPNHFIADCPKKEDRKVEKEKSKYKRKPFNDKGKPYKPEWQKGVEAQPHVSVGVESAVQRCRGAGLRRLRSPVNGEPENSTSALKRGLVPNLPRKPAAQLM
- the LOC123061499 gene encoding uncharacterized protein isoform X2, with product MQQPDLLGTGGDGEYAMLETLLMRGESAAVGAPRFDGKDFERWQARMKVRLRLFHPLVWSIVETGFSCVDEANPTALELRNIHYNAQAMNAIYCALSDDQLYRIWQYESANEVWDALQVMHEDTPIVHELKVKQLREKMRLFAWRKHESPHDMFGRLQTLVTKMKSLGCEEVTDSYVVRKMLRAMTPRSSIFVTIIREGPNFEELTPLDVLRSFVEYDMWQEESRIIRGYEPKVDAVMRRAPAHDEHCSGEVPCFDGTHYLSWQRRMKFHLLSIHPLLWRIVETGFSCVDEANPTALEKRNRQYNSVAIWALGNALSHDQFMRICYYESAKEIWNALRKFNKAVRESKLGYLRIDMDRFTLGKHESPSDMYARLNNLVNEMKGLGCKEMTDSYVVRRMLRAMAPTNANLVFLIREKPNFELLTPLDVLATFLLYDMEQKESKIMSGYALPRSGKKVNAALKAKQVQVEESSDDENDHDQGRGQIQQGMQEMSLLGKKYGALHGKKGYEARSNFSDKSKMRKSKRYCYQCGDPNHFIADCPKKEDRKVEKEKSKYKRKPFNDKGKPYKPEWQKDALKLCSYIR